The DNA segment GCTGGGGCCGGTTTTCGAGGTGGATCAGCGTTTGCGGCCCCACGGGCAGGACGGCCCGCTGGTGGTGACGCCGGAAGCTTTTCGGGAATATCACGCCGGGGCCGGGGCTCAAGCCTGGGAGCGGCAGCTTTTATGCCGTTGCCGCCCGGTGGCGGGAAACCCGGACCTGCTGGCCGATTTCGAGCGCCAGCGGGACGAACTTCTCTACGCCGGGGCGCCGCCGCAGGCGGCAGATTTCCTGGACATGCGCGCCCGTATCGAAGCCACCGCCGCCCCGGAGGCGGCATCCGCCTACAAGACCGGCCCCGGCGGGCTGGTGGACGTTGATTTCGCGGCCCAGTGGCTCCAGATGACGTGCGGACGGGCCGAAACCGCCCTCCGCCGCACCGATACGCGCAAAATTCTGCGAACCGCGGCCCGAATCGGTTGTCTGGATAAGGCGGTGGCCGAAGACCTGCTCGAAGACCACGGCTTTTTGCGCATGATTGAACTGAACCTGCGACGCGTCGATTTTACCGGTGTCTCCCGCCTGCCGGAGGGAGAGGTTGAGCGGCGTTCGCTCGCGCACTGGATGGGCTACGGGGACTTCGCGGGGCTCCGGGCCGACCTGTCGCGCCGCATGGCCCGGGTGCGGGGGCATTTTAGCCGCCTTTTCGAAATGTAAATAGCGTTCGACAAATTCCGATACCCGAATATGCTCTTAAAACTCCGCGCGAGTAATCTCCAACCTCTCTGACTCAACCATGAAATTTGCCAGATCCATCAGCCTCGCCCTGTTCGTGTTCCTCGCGGGGGGGGCGCTCGCCCAGGCCGAGAAGCTCAACAGCGCGCCCTTCGAGACCACCGGCACCATGCGGGAGGAAACCCGCTACCTGATCCAGTGCCTCGAAACCCAGCACTACCTGAACCAGCCGCTGAGCAAGCTCGACAGCGAGGGCTTCATCAAGTCCTACATCCAGGACCTCGATCCGCAGCACCTCTTTTTCCTCCAGAGCGAGATCAACGACTACGAAGCCCGCTTCGGCCCGAGCCTGTACCTCTTTCTGGAGCGCGGACGGCTCTATCCGGCCTTCGTGATCTTCGAGGACTACCGCGACCGCGTCATCGCCCGCGCCGCCTGGGTGCAGGAGCGCCTCCAGCAGGACTTTAACTTCACCAGCGAGAGCACCTACGCCCCCGACCGCTCGAAGACCGAGTGGCCCGCCACCGAGGCCGAGGCCAACGCCCTGTGGGAGAAGCGGATCGAGTATCAGGTGCTGGACCAGATCCTGAGCGAGATCGACAACGACGAGGTCGCCGTGGACGAGGCGGTGAAGGAAAAAGTCGATGCCACCGCCGCCGCCGAGGTTGTCGTGGCAGCCGAGGAAGTTGTCGTGCCCGAGATCACCCCGGAAATGCTGACCGAGGCCCGCGACGTCATCCGCAAGCAGTACGAGCGCATGGAAAAATCCGTCACCGAACTGGAGGCCAGTGACGTGCAGGAGATTTTCCTCACCGCGCTGACCCACATGTACGACCCGCATTCGACCTATTTTTCGGCTAACTCGCTGGAGGAATTTTCCATCGCCATGCGTAACTCGCTGGTCGGCATCGGTGCCGTCCTGCAGGACAACGAAGGCTACTGCACGATCAAGGAGCTACTCCCCGGTGGCCCCGCCGAGCGCAGCCGCGAGCTTGACCCCGAGGACCGCATCCTGGCCGTGGCCCAGGGCAAGGACGGGGAATTCGTCGATGTGGTCGGCATGAAGCTGACCAAGATCGTCAAGCTGATCCGGGGCAAGGAGGGCACGCTGGTGCGCCTGCTGGTGCGTCCGGCCAAGGGCGACCCCTCGGACCGCAAGACCGTCAACCTCGTGCGTGACGAGATCAAGCTGACCGCCAACCTCGCCAGCGCCGAAGTCTTTGACGTGCCTGCGGGCAACACCACGGTTCCCATCGGGGTGATCGAGCTGCCCGCCTTCTACGGCTCGGGCGACCCGTCCTCCGATGAGCCGAGCACAACCGGCGACGTGGAGGAACTCATCGGCAAGCTCAAGGACATGGGCGTGAAGGGCCTCGTGCTCGACCTGCGCCGCAACGGCGGCGGTCTCCTGACCGAGGCCATCGGCCTGACCGGACTCTTTATCCCCGACGGCCCCGTCGTGCAGGTGCGCGACATCATGGGTCAGGTGCAGGGCCGCGTGGACGACAACGGAATGGTGGCCTGGGACGGGCCGCTCATCGTGCTGGTTTCGCGCTTCAGCGCCTCGGCCTCCGAGATCGTGGCCGGTGCCCTCAAAAACCACAACCGCGCCATCATCGTCGGTGACGAAGAAACCCACGGCAAAGGCACGGTGCAGGCGATTTTCGAGATGAACCGCTCGAACTTCCTCTCCTCGGTCAAGCCCCGCCGCGGCGCGGCCAAGGTCACGGTCCAGAAGTACTATCTGCCCGACGGCACCTCGACCCAGATCAAGGGCGTGCGCTCCGACATCGTGCTGCCCTCGGCCAACATGCTCCTGCCCATCGGCGAGGACGACCTGCCCAACGCCATGGCCTGGGACTCCATCCCCGGCATGGAGTGGAGCTACAGCATCGATTTCACACCCGAGGGCGAGCCCATCAGCCCCGCGCTGCTCGACGACCTGCGCCAGCGCAGCATGGACCGGCAGGGCGCGCTGGAGGAGTTCACCTACCTCAACGACAACATCGACTGGGTGAAAAAACGCCGCGAGCAAAAGGACTATTCGCTCAACCTCAGCGAACGCCTCGCCCTGCGCAAGGAAGACGAGCTTTTCCAGCAAAAGATGAAGAAGGGCCTGCGCGAACTTGCCTCGCTCAATTTCCCCTCCGAATCGGTCCTGCTAAAAGTGACCGAGGAGCAGAACGCCGAGCACGAGGCCTACCTGGCCGAAATCGCCGAGCGTGACGCCCAGGAGGCCGCTCAGGCGGAAAGCACCCCGGCTAAAGGAGCCGAGAAGGCCGCTGAACCGCTCAACGACGCCGCCCCCAAGACGGTTGACGCCGGAGATGCTTCCGAGACCCCGGCTGTGGCTGAGTTTAACCCGAAGTCGAAGCTCGAAATCGAGAGCCTCGAATCCGCCGCCAAAACCGTTTACACGCCAAAGGAAACCTTCGATCCGGACGCGCAAGTGAAGGAAGATGTTGAGGTGCAGGTGTTCAAGACCAAGGACGGCGAGAGCGAAACCGTCCGTGTGGAGGTTGACGAAGAGGAAGACTTGCCCGACTTTGACATCCACTTGCGTGAAGCCCTCCGCATCATGGCCGACTGGGTGGAAATGAGCGAGCAGGCCGCGCCGTCCGCCCCGCTGGCCGCCAACGCCACCAAGGACAAAAACGGCTGAGTTCAGGGCAACTGTCGAAAGAACAAGCTCATTGGCGGCTTTCGGGCCAATTATTTCCCACCCACCGTCCAAGCCCGGACGGTGGGTGTTTTTCGTGTCGGCTGCCAGGTCTTATCACGTGATGGCAGTGGGTATTTGCCCCGCCACAGGGATGAAAAGGGCTTAACATTCTAAAATTTGCTATTGCTAATTAGCGCCCATGCTATAACGAATGGCGGCTCACATGAATCAATAATGGATGGACGGGCTTCGAATCCCTCAACCCGGGCATTCATTTAAGGGCTAGACGCCAAAGGTAATACAATGGACATCTACGTGGGGAACCTCCCCTATGAACTAGACGAGCAGACGCTCCAGGATGCCTTCGCCGCTTACGGTGAAGTCGAAAAGGTCAAGATCATCATGGACCACGAAACGGGCCGCTCCAAGGGCTTCGCCTTCGTGACCATGAACGATAACGAAGCAGGCCAGAATGCCATCGCCGAACTCAACGGCGCTGAGCTCAACGGCCGACCCATGAAAGTCAATGAAGCTCGCCCGCGCGAGGAACGTGCCCCCCGCCGTGATTTCGGCGGCGGCGGTGGTGGTTTCGGTGGCGGCGGCGGCGGCGGTGGCTTCCGCAAACCGGGCGGTTTTAAGCGCGGTGGCGGCGGCTTCGGCGGCGGCGGCGGTGGTGGCGGCCATCGCGGCGGGCGTGATCGTCGTGGCGGCCGTGGCGGCTACCAGGACGGTTTCGGCGACTAATTCGCTCCTACCTCCAAACCCAAACTCTTTCGGGCCTGTGCGGATACTATTCCGCACGGGTCTTTTTTTTGCGGGCGGGCAGTTGGTGCCCCGGCGGTGTTGTCCGGCCTTGCCGGGAGCGTAAAACTGATGCAGGGTGGTGGGGTGATCAACGGACTCACAGTCAAGGTTTGCGGTATCACCCGCTGGGCGGATGCCGAGCTCGCGCTCGAACTGGGCGCGGACTATATCGGCATGATCTGCTACGCGAAATCGCCCCGTGCGGTCACGCTGGAGCAGGCGCGCGACCTGTGCAACCGCATCCCGGCGGGCAAACGGGTGTTTGTCGATGTCGCCACCGGGACGGACGAGTTGGAAAACTTCGCTGACCTCGGCTTCGATGCCTTTCAACTGCACTTCGACCTCGATCTGAGTCTGGCCACGGTGGCGGCCTGGTCGGGGATTGTCGGGCCCGAAGCGCTCTGGCTGGCCCCGCGCCTGCCAGTGGAGGAGGACTTCCCGCAGCCGATCCTGGAGTTTGCCGACACCGTGGTGCTCGACGCCCACAGCAAGGCTGTTTACGGCGGCAGCGGCCAGACGGGCGACTGGGGGCGCTTCGCGGATCTGTCCACGCTCTACCAGCACAAGCGCTGGGTGCTCGCCGGTGGCCTGAGTCCGGAGAATGTCGCCGAAGCCGTCCGCCAAAGCGGCGCGACCATGATCGACGTCAACAGCGGTGTCGAAAGCTCCCCCGGCGTCAAAGATCCGGCCCGGCTCCGCGCCCTGTTCGCTGCGCTCGGCCAGCTCGCTCAGTAATTTTGTAGCGAAGGCCGAGGGGGCTGAGCCCTTAGTATTTATGCCAAGGACCTCGGTAACACCACACGAGGTATGGCTCGGCGGGGTCAGGGAATCCGGGCTGCCCGGTCGCGTATCAGGAGGACCGGGCGGGGGTCGAGGATGCTGTCGTCGCCGAGCTTCGGACGTAAAAACACGTAGTAGCGCGCGTCAGCGGCCATAGGGAATTCTGACCCGCCAAAACGGTACCATTGCTGGTCCTGCGGGGACTGGTAGGCCAGTTTCAGTGTAGCGTAGATGCTGGTGTCATCTTCTCTGCTGGCGGAGGGCCGGATGGTCTGCACCCTTTCCTGACCGGGGTGCATGACCTCGATGGGCTGCTCCTGTACGCTGACGGCGACCGGGTACCTGGACGCATTGACGAAGCGCACGCTGCCCAAGGGAGCGACTTGGGCGGAGTCATTGAGGACAAATGTCCCGTAGGGCAGGACGGTATCATTGGGGCCTTTTACCGGGCCGGGAAAAAGCATCACCAGCGGATGCTCGATGCCGGGAGGGATGTTGACCAGGGCCAGCGTTTGTTCGAGCCCTTGCCCGTCTTTTTGCGAAATGGCGAAGGGGCGTCCGGGCTGGTAAGCGTAGGGCCCGCTGAGAAAGCCGGGCCGGATTTTCAGGTAGTAGGGGCCGCCGGTTTTGGGGGACTGATAATAGGCCCCGCTGAGGCCGTCGGCCAGTGTGCCCAGTCGGAAGGCTGGCGTGCTGGGGGTCTGGGCGTGGAGGAGAGTCGAGAGTACGCAAAGTAGCGGCCACAGGCACAGGCAGGTGTATCGAAGTATCATGACAACGAGGGGATGCGGTTAGATATCATCCGCCCCCAGCCACCGGAACGAGCGCACGACGAAACGGCGGCCAAGTTGACGGTTGAGGGACGAGGTGAGGGCGGCGGGGGCGATGTCGGGCGAATCGGCGGCGGCCTCCATGTACTCGGGCAGCCGTTGGACAAGGGCCTCGCACCAGGCGCGACCCTCGACCGTCCCGTCCAGTGGCGAAACAGACTCGCCGTAGGCGCGCACGACAAAGGTGTCGGAGCGGGGCGTGAGGGTGGCCCCGATGGCGGCGAGTACGTCGGCCTGGGTGACGTCGCCGGGGACGAAGTAGTTCGAGCGGGTAAACGGGTTGTTGCTGGTGTTGCGGTTGGTGCTGTCCCAGCCGAGGTAGGCCTTTACGTCGTAGTCGCCGGAGAAACCGTCACCATAGCCGTAGTTGTCCTTGTAGATGTTCAGGTTGCGCCCGCCGCTTTCGATCATGTAGTTGATGCGGGAGGCGTCATCGCGGTTGGCGTTGCCCTGGTCGTTGTCAATGGCGGCCTGGATGGCCCCGCGCAGCCGCTGCTTGTCGTCGTCGGAGCCGGGTGCGCGGTTAATGAAGTCCGACAGCGAAAGGAACGGGCCGCGGGCGCGGACTTCATCGACGAGGCGCTCGGCCAGGCCGTCGAGTTCGGCCTCGGTCAGTTCCCGGTAGCCGCTGTAGTGTTCCGTGGCGTTGGCGACGGTGTTGCCGTCCATGCTCTGGCGCGTGGAGGCGGCCTTGGTCTGCCACAGTCGGGAGAACGGGTTGCTGAGGGACTCGGCGTCCGCGTCGTCAGGTTGCATGGGGTCGTAGCGGAGTCCGTTGAGAGAGCCGAGAACAGCCCGCCAGGCCTGAATCGACGTCGAGTTGACATTGAACGCGCCCTCCAGCATGAGCCGGGTGGAGGCGAGTTTTCCTGCGTTGTCTGCGATGTCGGTGCGGGCCGGGATTTGTCCGTCCTGCTTGAGCCAGGTTAGACGGCTGTTGGGAAGTTGCTGGGGAAGGGCGCCGGAGCCCGGAATTGTCGAAAAGAAATAGCGATCCCAGAGCGCGTCGTTAAGCCGGTAGGACTGATCGTAGAGCGTCTGCGCGAGGGGGCCGAAGCCGGGGCCACCGACGGGATCTGCGTAGCCGGAATCAACGGCGACGGAGGTTTCACCGAGCCCGACGCGGAAGTCGGCCAGCGAGTTGCCGATGGCGTAGCCGGGGCTGGTGACATGGGCTGAGGTGAGCGCGTGGCGCAGGTCGGCGATAGAAAAAAGCGGATGCTCCTCGGAAGGAAGTTGAAAAAGCGTCGGGCGCACGTAGCGACCGGCGTAGGGAGAGCTGCGGTCGAAACTGGTGTTGTTGTAGTCGTTGCCGAGGGGGACTTCGCCCTCGACCTGGGAGTTGGCCATGACGGGGACGACGAAGGAAGTCCCCGAGCCGTAGGAAATGTCGGAAAAATTGCTGGCGAGTCCGAAGTACTGCGGGTTGATGGTGAGCCCGCCCCCGGCGACCTCCTCCATGCCGGTGCGGTTGAGCATGTAGGCGCGCGGGTTGGCGGCGGCGATCCAGCGCGTGGGCAACGGGCTGGCGAAGACCCCGCCGGCACCCAGGGAGTGAAAGACGTCCATCTCGACAAGGGCGGTCGGCCCCAGCGAACTGTCGGGCAGGAGCGGCAGCGTGAACGTCGGCTCCTCGTAAATAGCGGTGTGGTTGTTGGCACTGGCTCCGACGGGAGTAGTGACGCCGACGCGCCCGATCCATTGGTAGAACCCGGCCGTGTTCGTCGAGCCGGGGTTGAGGGCCGAACCGGGCGCGGCTGTGCCCGCTCCGGGCGTGCCGAGATAGAGGTTGGCTTCACCCATATTCTGGAGCGGGACTTTGAACGTACCGGTTTCCTCGGCGGGGACGCTCAGGCTCGCGATGCGGGCGCGGGCGTTACGGGTGTGGTCGTAGATCTGACGGTTCTTGCGCCGCTCCAGCATGAGCAGCGAGGTGCCCGTGAAGTCGTAGTCTTGCACGCCCTGCGGAAGCATAAAGGAGATGGTTTCACCGGGCTGCCAGGGCCGGTCCATGACGAGATTGAACCGGAAAAAATGCCTGTCATTGGTCAGTGGGTTTTCGAATTGGCCGGAAGAGAGGTTGAAGGTGTAATCGTTCGATGTGACGGAGCCGTCGGCGGGGTTCGTTGTTTCCAGCGTGATCGTGACGGTGCCTCCTTCCTCCAGGCCGGATTGCTGGCGCGGGGGCTGGAAGCCGATTTCGTAAGTCCCGGCGGCGAGGGGACGGTCATAGGGGTTCCAGAGAAAGACGCGGGGCGAGGCGTACACCTCAATGATCTGCCGGGTGGAATCGGCGGAGTCGGGCAGGATCGCCAGCGAGTAGCTCATGCTCGCGAGCATGAGCACCGGGTTGATTCCCTGCCGGGTGGAGGTGGGCGTTTGCGGCTGGAGTGTACCCCGGGCGGATTGGCCGAAGCGGGCGAAGTCCCGCAGCAGGCCCCAGGTGGGCGGATTGGTGTAAAAGGCCGAAGCGCTCGGGCCGTAGTCGCCGTCGCCATCGGCGAAGAGAAAGCGTCCGTTTTCCTCTTCGGTGCTGCCACCGCCGTTTTCGAGGATGCGGCTGAGGTCGCGCTTGAGCCCGCCCCGGCGTGTATCGGTCAGCACTCCACTGGAGCCGATGCTCAGGTCGTGGAAGCGCTCGCGCAGTTGAGTGGAATCAACGCCGGAAGCCACCAGCGGGAGCTGGGCCGGGCTGAGTAGTTCGCCCAGGATCGTGTTTTCCGGCTGGGAAGCGGAGGGGAGCGCCGTCAGGCCGTCAATTTTATCGGCAGCCACGCTTTGCGCGGTTCCGAAGCTCCAGGCCAGTTGCTCCGTGCGGTCGGAGGTGGCGGCTTCATCGTTGGGATAGGGGTTGACGAGGTTCAGGCGGGCCTTTGTTCCCTCGTCACCGACCCAGTAGGCGTAGGCCCCGGTTTGAGTCTGGCCATCGCCATCGTGGAGCGGGACGAGCGGTGCCGCCACGTACCCGGCAACCGCATTGTTGGTGGTGCCCATGGTGCCGGGGCCGACAAGCAAACGGGCCGGGGAGCTGCCGAGTTGGAACTCCTGCAAGGCGCTGGCGGAGGCGGACAGCACGGGGCTCAGGACGGCGCTGGGCAAGTGCCCGGGCGTGCCGGCGGAAACGATCATGCCGAAATCTTCGCCGGACTGCCGCGCGTCCAGCGTGAGGCCCTCGTTTCCACTGACCAGCCAGTTGAGCAGCAGCGGGTCGCGTTCGTCGGCGTCGGGAGCGTTGCGGTTGCCCCAGACGCCGGTCCAGTAACGGGTGCCGTCCTGCCCGCCGGTGATATCAGCCGTTGCGGTGATTCGCTGGTCCGGACCGGCGTAGCGCTGGAGCTGATTCAGGGCGGTTTTCAGGCCGAAGAGGGCGTTTTGCCGGGCATAGGTCTGCTCCTGTACCAGTTCCGAGGTCCGTAACTGCACCTGGGTGAAAATTCCCAGCGAGGCCAACAACAACAAGAGCATCCCCATCAGCACCAGCGCGACGATAATGGCAAAGCCCCCTTCGTTTCTGCGAAGGTGCGGACGGGACGGGCTGGGGGCAGGAGGGGGCATGGGGCGTGATTTACAGGAGGGTTGGTCTTAGTCCTTGAGCTCCTCGCGGGGGAAGCCGTAAACCTTGCCGTCTTCGGCTCCGACGATGACGCCCGGGAGTTCCTCCCCGGAGAGCCGGGTGGGCCAGGCCGAGGCGGTGTGGATGCCGAGGTGGATCGGGTCGCCCTCGCGGGGAAGGATCACCTGCGCCGGGGCGAAGACGGGGTGCTCGTTGCTGCCGACGTTTTTAAGTAACAGCGGACTGGCGCCGCCGGGGGGCGTGTCGAGGATGTAACGGTGGTTACCGCGGATGGTTCCGAAAACAACATCCCAGACGCCGTTGCCGTCCCAGTCGGTGACGGAGAGCTCGGCGCGACCCCAGCTTCCTGCCGGGCCACAGAGGATGACCGGCGTGCCGTTCGCGTATTCGAGCTTGGTCAGGCGGGAAATGTCTATCGATCCGTCGGTGTCCACTTCGGCCACGGCTAACTGCCCGTCATAGTCGAGGTGGAGCAGGGCGGGGCGCTCGTGTCCGCCGAAGCGGGCCGAGGCCGGAATGATGGCCGGACGCGAGCGCCAGGCAGCCTGATAAGGCTCGCCGTAGCGTTGGAAGCGTTCAGGCCGGGCAAGCTCGGTCACAGTCGGCCCCTGGCGATAAAGTGTGAGGTAGCCCTCGATGTCGCTCGTGATGATGACCGGGGTTCCCTTGTTGTCCCAGTCACCGACGGTCGGCTGGAGGTAGCCCCAGCGTTTCTCGTTCGGGCCCTGGATGGAGCCGGTGAGCCCGGCCTGGTGGTGAACGGGCACGCCGTCCACTTTCATCAACTCGCCCGCCCGGTACACCCAGGGGTCAGAGGTGCCTTTCCAGAATGTCAGCCAACCGGAGGCATCACCGATGATGAGGTCGGCGGTGCCATCGCCGTCCCAGTCGGCGCGGGCGGGGGTGGCCAGTGAATCCACCGCGAGCGCACCGCCGCGCATCAGGAGCGGGCCGACTTCCTCGAAATCGCCAATACGATCCCCCTCAATGGCAATGAGGCGACCGGGGTTGCCGTCCAGAAGCAGGCGGGTTTTGCCGTCGCGGCCGGGGGCCAGCGCGGAAATGCTATGGACAAAGTACGTGCCCTGAATGTTCATTCCGCCCTGAAGCAGCGGACGGGCTTCCCCGCAGATCATTTCGCCGTCCTCAAACTCGTAAGGCATGGCCATGATCTGATCGACGCTGCCGGTGTGAATCACCACAGGTCCTTCGTCCAGATCGGCGATGGCGAGGGCGCGTTCCCGCTCCCCGGATTTCCACTGCACGCTGAAGCCCGGGACCCGGTAGCTGACTTTGCGCAGATCGTTGAAGGCCAGATTGCCGTCCGCGTCAGTACTTCCCCTGGCCCAGTAAAGCTCGCTGACGCATTCCCCGCCCAGCCATTTCCCCTGGATGTCGTAGCCGCGGTCTTTGCCGCTATTGGTGCGTTCGACTCCGCTCCACATACCCTCGCCGTCGGGCCAGTAGCTGCTGCCGCCAGGTTTGAGCGCCGCCACGAGCAGGTCAGGGGTGTCGTCGTCGTCCACCGGGCCGATATACCAGCCGCTGATGGGGGTGCGAAACGCCTCGCCCAGATGCTTACCGTTGATAAGCACTGGCTGTGGCGGGGCGTAGCGGAACTGGCCCGGAGTGGTATTACGGTAATGCAGCAGGCTGCCGTCCCCGTAGGGGCTGCCCTGGCCGCTGGCAAAAAGGTCCGTGCGTCCGCCGGAGCGGCTGACGGCCATGAACTCGGCCCCGGGCATGCCTTCGACCGTCGAGCCGGTGTCGTAGTAGGGGAGGCCGCGGGCGTCAGTCCCGATCTGGCGGTAGTACGCCAGTCGCCACCCGAAGTAGCTCGTACGGGTGCCGCAGATAAGCAGGTCCTGTCGCCCTTCCATCGGCAGAACCGTCGCGCTGACGTGGAGCTGCTCGATCAGCGGGTGCAGGTCTTCCGGGGTGGTAGTGAGCGCGCGGTACTGCGCATAGGTGGAGGCCGTCTGCGCCTTCACCGCGCCCTGGTCCTTGAGAGAGACCTGGCGGAGGCGCTCAGCGGCGAGCTTGCGGACGGCGGCGGCGGACAGCTCGGAATCGTAGAAGCGGGGCTCCAGCATCGTCCCGTAAAAGGGGCGTAAGCGTCCGAAGCGTCCGAACTCGACCCGGTCAAGCTGGTCGAGCACCGGCCCGGCAAAATCCTGCATGACCAGTTCGCCGTTCACATAAACGGCACTTCGCTGTCCTGACTTGGTGAAGGTGAGCATGTACCAGGCTCCGGCCTGCAGGAGTGGCCCGGTCTTGTAGGCGGGCCAGCCCTGCACGGATGGCGAAGTCCCGGCCACGGCCATGCCTCCGGCGGGCAGACGCAGGACCAGTCGTTGGGAATTGTCTGCGGACTTGAGCACCCAGACCGTCATCGGGTGGGCGTCAGTCCAGCTTCCCGCGTCATTGAGCAGTTTTTCGGCCGAGGGGGCGACCTGGAGCCAGAGGTTGACACTGAACGCGTCCCCCAAGGGCTGCGGCAGCGTGGCAACCGGCAGTTCCACGCTGCCGCTGTCGAATGTCAGGACCTCGATCTGGCCTTTGGTGTCCACCTGCGCACTCTGGTTCGATGTGCCGGAGGCGAACCGAGCAGGTATGGCCTCCGGCACGCCTTGGGCCGGCAGGTGGACAGCGGATAGCACCAAGCCTGCCATGAGGCTCATGGCGGTTGCTCGTAAACAGCTCATGTGGGGAAAATGCGTTTGGGGCTGTGGGCGGACTATCTGCAAGCGCGGATACGGCAGCCGAAGACGAGGCAAGCGGCCAAGCCGGCAAAGATCAGGCCGAGGCTGGAGGCTTCGGGGATTTGCGTCAGGCTGACCGACTCGACGGTAATCGGGTTTATCGCGGTTGCGCCAATAGCGAAGGTGTTGAACGTGTAGGAACTGGTCGTCGTGTTCCAGGTCTGGGTAGTGGCGTCAATGTCACCACCGCTGAGTAACGCGGTGATCGTAATATTACCGGAGCCGGTGTTCGTAAAGGTTAGGGTGTAGGTATAGGTGGTACTGGCCGCGAGACCACCGGAGAAGGCATTGTTCGTGCCGCTGATTACGGTATAGGGGCTTTGCGAGTTCGTGATCGGGCCGGAGTTTGTGTTGCGGTAAAACAGGTACGCTCCCGAATTGGCTTTATCCGTGCCGTTGAGGTTGTTCAGGCCGAACATGAAGCCGGTGGCAGTGATGTTTGGGTTGCTGTTGTTAGGGAGGGTGGTGTCCGTGTTGAGCAGAGCGATGCGCATGGCATTGGTCGTGCTCCAGGTGCTCGACGAGGGGGTGGAAAAGGTGAAGGCGGCGTTCAGCGTCTGGCCGTCGGCAAGCGTGACCGCGTCGAACTGCAAGGCGGAGTGAAAGCCCGTGTTATTGACCCCGACCTGCATGGCGCTGTCGTCGAAGGTGACATTGCCGCTCTGGCCGGAGACCCACCCGAGGGTGTTGCCGTTGTCGAAGTCGTCGTTCACGGGAAGAGTGGTGGCCGCAAAGGCGGACGCCGTCGCCGTGAGCAGGAGGGTGACGAGGGAGTAGATCTTGTGCATGGTTAGACTGGGTTTGCTTTGGATTT comes from the Ruficoccus amylovorans genome and includes:
- a CDS encoding carboxy terminal-processing peptidase; the encoded protein is MKFARSISLALFVFLAGGALAQAEKLNSAPFETTGTMREETRYLIQCLETQHYLNQPLSKLDSEGFIKSYIQDLDPQHLFFLQSEINDYEARFGPSLYLFLERGRLYPAFVIFEDYRDRVIARAAWVQERLQQDFNFTSESTYAPDRSKTEWPATEAEANALWEKRIEYQVLDQILSEIDNDEVAVDEAVKEKVDATAAAEVVVAAEEVVVPEITPEMLTEARDVIRKQYERMEKSVTELEASDVQEIFLTALTHMYDPHSTYFSANSLEEFSIAMRNSLVGIGAVLQDNEGYCTIKELLPGGPAERSRELDPEDRILAVAQGKDGEFVDVVGMKLTKIVKLIRGKEGTLVRLLVRPAKGDPSDRKTVNLVRDEIKLTANLASAEVFDVPAGNTTVPIGVIELPAFYGSGDPSSDEPSTTGDVEELIGKLKDMGVKGLVLDLRRNGGGLLTEAIGLTGLFIPDGPVVQVRDIMGQVQGRVDDNGMVAWDGPLIVLVSRFSASASEIVAGALKNHNRAIIVGDEETHGKGTVQAIFEMNRSNFLSSVKPRRGAAKVTVQKYYLPDGTSTQIKGVRSDIVLPSANMLLPIGEDDLPNAMAWDSIPGMEWSYSIDFTPEGEPISPALLDDLRQRSMDRQGALEEFTYLNDNIDWVKKRREQKDYSLNLSERLALRKEDELFQQKMKKGLRELASLNFPSESVLLKVTEEQNAEHEAYLAEIAERDAQEAAQAESTPAKGAEKAAEPLNDAAPKTVDAGDASETPAVAEFNPKSKLEIESLESAAKTVYTPKETFDPDAQVKEDVEVQVFKTKDGESETVRVEVDEEEDLPDFDIHLREALRIMADWVEMSEQAAPSAPLAANATKDKNG
- a CDS encoding RNA recognition motif domain-containing protein — its product is MDIYVGNLPYELDEQTLQDAFAAYGEVEKVKIIMDHETGRSKGFAFVTMNDNEAGQNAIAELNGAELNGRPMKVNEARPREERAPRRDFGGGGGGFGGGGGGGGFRKPGGFKRGGGGFGGGGGGGGHRGGRDRRGGRGGYQDGFGD
- a CDS encoding phosphoribosylanthranilate isomerase — translated: MINGLTVKVCGITRWADAELALELGADYIGMICYAKSPRAVTLEQARDLCNRIPAGKRVFVDVATGTDELENFADLGFDAFQLHFDLDLSLATVAAWSGIVGPEALWLAPRLPVEEDFPQPILEFADTVVLDAHSKAVYGGSGQTGDWGRFADLSTLYQHKRWVLAGGLSPENVAEAVRQSGATMIDVNSGVESSPGVKDPARLRALFAALGQLAQ
- a CDS encoding LamG domain-containing protein codes for the protein MSCLRATAMSLMAGLVLSAVHLPAQGVPEAIPARFASGTSNQSAQVDTKGQIEVLTFDSGSVELPVATLPQPLGDAFSVNLWLQVAPSAEKLLNDAGSWTDAHPMTVWVLKSADNSQRLVLRLPAGGMAVAGTSPSVQGWPAYKTGPLLQAGAWYMLTFTKSGQRSAVYVNGELVMQDFAGPVLDQLDRVEFGRFGRLRPFYGTMLEPRFYDSELSAAAVRKLAAERLRQVSLKDQGAVKAQTASTYAQYRALTTTPEDLHPLIEQLHVSATVLPMEGRQDLLICGTRTSYFGWRLAYYRQIGTDARGLPYYDTGSTVEGMPGAEFMAVSRSGGRTDLFASGQGSPYGDGSLLHYRNTTPGQFRYAPPQPVLINGKHLGEAFRTPISGWYIGPVDDDDTPDLLVAALKPGGSSYWPDGEGMWSGVERTNSGKDRGYDIQGKWLGGECVSELYWARGSTDADGNLAFNDLRKVSYRVPGFSVQWKSGERERALAIADLDEGPVVIHTGSVDQIMAMPYEFEDGEMICGEARPLLQGGMNIQGTYFVHSISALAPGRDGKTRLLLDGNPGRLIAIEGDRIGDFEEVGPLLMRGGALAVDSLATPARADWDGDGTADLIIGDASGWLTFWKGTSDPWVYRAGELMKVDGVPVHHQAGLTGSIQGPNEKRWGYLQPTVGDWDNKGTPVIITSDIEGYLTLYRQGPTVTELARPERFQRYGEPYQAAWRSRPAIIPASARFGGHERPALLHLDYDGQLAVAEVDTDGSIDISRLTKLEYANGTPVILCGPAGSWGRAELSVTDWDGNGVWDVVFGTIRGNHRYILDTPPGGASPLLLKNVGSNEHPVFAPAQVILPREGDPIHLGIHTASAWPTRLSGEELPGVIVGAEDGKVYGFPREELKD